In Vanessa atalanta chromosome 19, ilVanAtal1.2, whole genome shotgun sequence, one DNA window encodes the following:
- the LOC125071609 gene encoding uncharacterized protein LOC125071609 isoform X5, with amino-acid sequence MNLAVNLEREDYNMAAAPASCMSAEHGCVMFDCLVHLWDWIDPPVTHTDFQMENKKNVTATQQPLTQQHLMAHHVHPDQIYSPQHSQLPAHLNNQSAQIQPNGVMHQLLQSQYHSNMNARSPLLENRHEMYGTGQNHDYARHYGANDNYNYAQSPPRLERTEIHVDQNVNHELQNIPKGYNAEVYQDYLKRNPPKESNQIYQNHQHTYRPNVNQYGSKPYLPYSNRIGPQSNTELLRRQYNEIQQMKMQQQMHYQNQAQMHQQQKFAERQLLLQQIHGVQPPPNLQNSIYSDSSYRDLYSSKNDFKDYSSPDIQKDIDMYAKNNEYKERDVPIRQYQETQWQSNQPDYRESERQNQLDQGKSKNQSQASEFNIQKNNPGVVSPMKSSESSTPSIKSPSLESRRSSSGTQALRSPTAQRIPSAPVTMAGLLYKQGSDGLKVWRKRWFVLSEYCLFYYKSQDEEKLLGSVLLPSYKVSACTADDKVMRKYAFKLEHANMRTYVLAALDQETMLKWVKALTMAALMQSPTEQQQKQNDRAAAKTEDGDEIAGPTYANAPPKPRRSNDGYNSPSPDMYDPNYDLLKKPASHYSQGTNHTRYQDTNYSTKQEIYTRTPLSPPTQMPYPTKRPYDMQNLSLPLTNTVSETLDKNHTPSMYKSNSQSPYFDSRKSQQQQAEDDKIESLYEKQPNYNPFLQDYGQKVEQKHKVDEVNQPPTDLNKISIYNESFSESRSDSKPLADSSVYGRELYGDLNNKITKPTTSMNDRLAERRTPDAYRRSTAMSSYNSEKIGDYEDIYAAYGNEKTYTKSPNPSRDAVSLSSNKSPQEQPFGYTQEKVFSGPSVLRRKKMQASGIQPPMPRPHSADFLEYESKNEALNKTMPARNTYDPPKQPQRPKSSLDINSYYDPSSDKYYSEESYAQKMRQSAQYLQQQGLGPKNIQIPLEKYASGLAEKQLHSPYAQTINNNYETEFNVNRNIRDNVSYNSKYSDLEGMNSNWTLKEKDLEKQKDYLNRSGSVMSDSSNVSGFVKDTNRYDPNIEGFIRSASARLPSSTERDGEKKVQQREESMKRLLEWKQRMLQSPLTRKSTPATISLARSLNQSRQSLRSDQYKPKSYKNASYNSYSSDDEASMTMSGTNIEPSPNNNNNINHTNQQNLSKKAFLGSNTSIGRSNRDGNIPVRAVSPRVRWVEEKPSNDQYDSQLITTSQQNLNTTMGAEESWATVRSPSRVQQQPIKAVSPRIRRNNENDDMRKEIQNQEISEVPTAGELLGRSHEELVLLLIQLRRRHAATHRAIETCCAQISSIEDCLSSLKAMEREESLQRLEQLKMQLMELENQYEKSKPLVQLVDNMVKLGSLYNRPGSTIERLERNQRLRQKVLAEHAMEQQRWLESAAAGKPLETEAARVRVAELWALEQELADEAAILQGLKTDKDAIDSLLTGVRSKLDSVSSRSQQSNSGLEVELARVHAMLAHNSKKLEQTVADNARLERELHHLRRALRAQRANTHAQPAHPTAMLEDEVTRVQHLVSALQRQRQELSRAVRHLTQQSHALQTTHDSMPGKRPGRNPTTCWQETNLDTGHTVDHGQSDYDFETGAPVFPPGHYGQSNVETPLYVDTRTPGMDVASPINSEDMQHTAFGNLSNVEKQEIKTVRIVKRESERRQRDRERSLQPMSDWTTNNITANLDQFLEEELVQPINNYRASSLPRTDYNKYEEYYTKPQNVEPPNYLRLNDKNMDQSPKYPSSPSLSNYDYSRDISSLSSSYHKSYDKYDRTVSLSTQYLNSPTDSSRTLTNDPMSKTSSIVSLTRSNMELSPIFKSEAAKQIITEMSGENIKNGSMHRRQVPKEKRRHYTAPHHLSAKTLNEMPKDMYNQDALGRSLDDADMERALRGAAPDVVRSALPSRKMPDSIDQLLAAPQKIIIPERYIPEKPPELSPEEQQKRQEKVESIKKMLTGSSADPSKSPDGEEKRQREHLLQMNQILAKQVTEMSKIIAVKALEELPLHDNNDDYEDRSPDVELPIYQQRDNFFT; translated from the exons GATTGATCCACCGGTGACTCATACAGATTTTCAAAtggagaataaaaaaaatgtgacggCGACGCAACAACCTCTCACGCAGCAACACCTCATGGCACACCATGTTCACCCCGATCAAATATATTCGCCTCAACATTCACAGTTACCTGCGCATTTAAACAACCAGTCCGCGCAAATTCAACCTAATGGCGTCATGCACCAGCTATTGCAAAGTCAATATCATTCCAACATGAATGCACGATCGCCGCTCCTTGAAAACAGACACGAGATGTATGGAACTGGTCAAAATCACGACTACGCCAGACATTACGGAGCGAACGACAATTATAATTACGCACAGTCTCCTCCACGCCTCGAAAGAACGGAAATCCACGTAGACCAAAACGTAAACCATGAACTGCAAAATATTCCTAAAGGATATAATGCAGAAGTTTACCAAGATTACTTAAAACGAAACCCACCGAAAGAAAGTAACCAAATATATCAAAACCATCAACATACGTATAGGCCTAATGTTAATCAGTACGGATCAAAGCCGTATCTTCCATATTCAAATCGAATAGGACCACAGAGTAATACCGAATTGTTAAGGAGACAGTATAATGAAATACAGCAAATGAAAATGCAACAACAAATGCACTATCAAAATCAGGCACAGATGCATCAACAACAAAAATTTGCTGAGCGACAGTTACTACTACAACAAATTCATGGCGTTCAACCACCGCCGAATTtacaaaatagtatttattcagATAGTTCTTATAGAGATTTGTACAGTagtaaaaatgatttcaaagaTTATAGCAGTCCAGATATACAAAAAGATATCGATATGTACGCTAAGAACAACGAGTACAAGGAAAGAGACGTACCTATCAGGCAATATCAAGAAACACAATGGCAATCTAATCAGCCTGATTACCGGGAGTCAGAAAGGCAAAATCAACTGGACCAAGGCAAATCAAAAAATCAATCTCAAGCTTCCGAATTCAACATTCAAAAGAATAACCCGGGAGTGGTTTCCCCGATGAAATCAAGCGAATCCAGTACGCCTAGTATAAAATCTCCTTCTTTAGAAAGTCGACGGAGTAGTAGTGGTACTCAAGCATTACGATCTCCTACTGCGCAACGAATACCATCTGCTCCTGTAACTATGGCTGGACTATTATATAAGCAAGGATCCGATGGCCTTAAAGTTTGGCGGAAGAGATGGTTTGTTTTATCGGAATACTGCTTGTTCTATTATAAAA gTCAAGATGAAGAGAAACTCCTAGGATCTGTGCTTTTGCCATCTTACAAAGTATCAGCATGTACTGCAGACGATAAAGTGATGCGGAAGTATGCTTTTAAGTTGGAACACGCAAATATGCGGACGTATGTGTTAGCTGCATTAGACCAGGAAACTATGTTGAAGTGGGTTAAAGCGCTCACTATGGCGGCTCTTATGCAAAGTCCCAC TGAACAGCAGCAAAAACAAAATGACCGAGCAGCTGCGAAAACAGAG GACGGCGATGAAATAGCAGGCCCAACATATGCAAATGCTCCACCGAAACCGAGACGATCTAATGATGGATATAATTCACCTAGTCCTGATAT gtACGATCCAAATTACGATCTACTCAAAAAACCTGCATCACACTACAGTCAAGGCACCAATCATACTAGATACCAGGACACAAACTATAGCACTAAACAGGAGATTTACACACGTACCCCGCTATCACCGCCAACGCAAATGCCATATCCAACAAAACGGCCTTATGATATGCAGAATCTATCATTACCATTAACTAATACTGTTTCTGAAACACTAGATAAAAATCACACACCCTCCATGTACAAATCTAATTCACAATCCCCTTATTTCGATAGTAGGAAAAGTCAGCAACAACAGGCAGAAGATGATAAAATCGAGAGTCTATACGAAAAGCAACCAAACTACAATCCGTTTTTACAAGATTATGGACAGAAAGTTGAACAGAAACATAAAGTAGATGAAGTTAATCAGCCACctactgatttaaataaaatatccatttaTAATGAAAGTTTTTCTGAATCTCGGAGTGACTCAAAACCATTAGCCGATTCGAGTGTGTACGGAAGGGAATTATATGGCGATTTAAATAACAAGATAACCAAACCAACAACATCAATGAATGACCGATTAGCTGAGAGACGCACTCCAGATGCTTATAGAAGATCGACGGCGATGTCTTCATATAACTCTGAAAAGATCGGGGATTACGAAGACATTTATGCAGCCTATGGTAAcgaaaaaacatatacaaaatcACCAAATCCGTCACGTGATGCCGTTAGCCTATCTAGTAACAAATCTCCTCAAGAACAACCCTTTGGttat acgcaagaaaaagtttttagtgGACCCTCGGTTTTACGTAGGAAGAAGATGCAAGCAAGTGGCATTCAGCCACCGATGCCACGACCACATAGTGCCGATTTCCTAGAGTATGAATCAAAGAACGAGGCTCTCAACAAAACCATGCCGGCACGAAACACTTATGATCCACCGAAACAACCACAACGTCCTAAGTCTAGCCTTGACATCAATTCTTATTACGATCCTAGTtcagataaatattattcagagGAAAGTTATGCACAAAAAATGCGACAATCGGCACAATATTTACAACAGCAAGGCCTTGGACCAAAAAATATCCAAATCCCCCTAGAGAAATATGCAAGTGGACTTGCtgaaaaacaattacattctCCATATGctcaaactattaataataactacgaAACCGAGTTTAATGTTAACCGTAATATTCGTGATAATGTGAGTTACAATTCAAAGTACAGTGATCTAGAAGGAATGAATTCTAACTGGACTTTGAAGGAAAAAGATCTAGAAAAACAGAAAGATTATTTAAACAGAAGTGGAAGTGTAATGAGTGATAGTTCTAATGTCAGTGGTTTTGTTAAGGATACTAACAGATATGACCCGAATATAGAAGGATTTATAAGATCAGCAAGTGCCAGACTTCCTTCATCTACTGAAAGAGATGGTGAAAAGAAGGTACAACAG cGTGAGGAGTCGATGAAAAGACTTTTGGAATGGAAGCAAAGGATGTTGCAGTCTCCGCTTACTAGAAAGAGCACACCAGCTACCATTTCTCTAGCAAGATCTTTAAATCAAAGTAGACAATCATTGCGATCGGATCAATATAAGCCTAAGTCCTACAAAAATGCATCTTACAACAGTTATTCTTCAGACGATGAAG CTTCTATGACGATGTCAGGCACGAATATCGAACCAAGCCcaaataacaacaacaatattaatcaCACAAACCAGcaaaatttgtcaaaaaaagCATTTCTCGGAAGTAACACATCTATTGGAAGGAGTAATAGAGATGGCAATATACCAGTGCGAGCTGTTAGTCCAAGAGTACGCTGGGTTGAGGAAAAACCGTCTAATGACCAATACGATTCGCAGCTGATTACAACCTCGCAACAAAAT TTAAATACAACAATGGGAGCAGAAGAGTCGTGGGCAACGGTTAGGTCTCCATCAAGAGTTCAACAACAACCGATTAAAGCGGTGAGCCCTAGGATACGAAGGAACAATGAAAATGATGATatg CGTAAGGAGATTCAAAATCAAGAAATAAGTGAAGTACCAACAGCCGGTGAACTTCTTGGAAGAAGTCATGAGGAATTAGTTCTGCTTTTGATTCAATTAAGAAGACGCCATGCGGCGACTCATCGTGCTATTGAAACGTGCTGTGCTCAAATTAGTAGCATTGAG GACTGTCTGAGTTCATTAAAAGCTATGGAGCGAGAAGAAAGTTTACAACGCTTAGAACAGTTGAAGATGCAACTCATGGAACTTGAAAACCAATACGAAAAAAGCAAGCCATTGGTACAGTTAGTCGATAATATGGTCAAATTAGGATCATTATATAATAGGCCAGGTTCTACTATTGAAAGATTGGAAAGAAATCAGCGTTTACGGCAAAAAGTCCTCGCTGAACATGCTATGGAGCAACAAAG aTGGTTAGAAAGCGCTGCAGCTGGCAAGCCTCTTGAAACAGAAGCAGCTAGAGTGAGAGTTGCAGAATTATGGGCATTAGAACAAGAATTAGCCGATGAAGCTGCAATACTGCAGGGTTTGAAAACTGATAAAGACGCCATCGATTCTCTTCTTACTG GAGTTCGCAGCAAACTCGACAGTGTCAGTAGCAGGTCTCAACAATCGAATAGCGGTTTGGAAGTGGAGCTCGCCCGAGTGCATGCCATGCTGGCGCACAATTCTAAG AAATTGGAACAGACGGTGGCTGACAACGCGCGCCTGGAGCGCGAGCTGCACCACCTGCGGCGCGCGTTGCGGGCGCAGCGCGCCAACACGCACGCGCAGCCCGCGCACCCCACCGCCATGCTGGAGGACG AGGTAACTCGTGTTCAACACCTAGTGTCGGCGCTACAACGTCAAAGACAAGAGCTGAGCCGTGCTGTTAGACATCTGACGCAACAGTCCCATGCACTGCAAACCACTCACGATTCTATGcctg GTAAACGTCCTGGCAGGAATCCGACCACATGCTGGCAAGAGACTAACTTAGACACAGGTCATACAGTCGACCACGGTCAATCTGATTACGATTTTGAAACGGGAGCTCCAGTTTTCCCACCTGGACATTATGGACAAAGCAATGTTGAAACGCCACTCTATGTTGATACTAGAACACCTGGAATGGATGTGGCATCGCCAATTAACAGTGAAGACATGCAGCATACTGCTTTTG gcAATTTATCGAACGTAGAAAAACAGGAGATTAAAACTGTTCGTATTGTAAAAAGAGAGAGTGAAAGACGCCAAAGAGATAGAGAGCGTTCCTTGCAGCCGATGTCCGATTGGACCACCAACAATATCACTGCCAACCTCGACCAGTTCCTAGAAGAAGAACTAGTTCAGCCTATTAATAACTACCGAGCTTCATCCTTGCCTAGAACAGATTACAATAAATACGaagaatattatacaaaaccACAGAATGTCGAGCCACCTAATTATCTTCGATTGAACGATAAAAATATGGATCAAAGCCCGAAATATCCATCGAGCCCTTCTTTGTCCAACTATGATTATTCTCGCGATATATCATCATTAAGCAGCAGCTACCATAAGAGCTATGACAAATACGATCGTACCGTTTCTTTGTCAACCCAGTATTTGAACAGTCCAACTGATAGTTCTCGGACGTTGACCAACGATCCAATGTCAAAAACGAGCAGCATTGTCAGTTTAACGAGATCCAATATGGAGCTGTCTCCTATATTTAAAAGCGAAGCCGCGAAGCAGATTATAACTGAAATGTCAGGAGAAAACATCAAAAATGGTTCTATGCACAGACGACAAGTGCCAAAAGAAAAGAGAAGACATTATACTGCACCGCATCATTTAAGCGCTAAGACACTTAATGAAATGCCTAAGGATATGTACAACCAAGAC GCTCTGGGTAGGTCCCTGGATGACGCTGATATGGAACGAGCTTTAAGAGGAGCAGCACCAGACGTTGTACGTTCTGCCTTGCCATCTAGAAAAATGCCAGATTCTATTGACCAACTGCTGGCTGCCCCGCAGAAAATCATTATACCAGAGCGGTACATTCCTGAAAAg CCTCCAGAACTATCTCCAGAGGAGCAGCAAAAACGTCAGGAAAAGGTAGAGTCTATCAAGAAGATGCTTACCGGTTCTTCTGCTGATCCCAGCAAG AGCCCGGATGGTGAAGAGAAGCGACAACGTGAACACTTGCTCCAGATGAACCAGATCCTTGCCAAGCAGGTCACCGAGATGAGCAAAATCATAGCTG TAAAAGCCTTGGAAGAGCTGCCTCTACACGATAACAATGATGACTACGAAGACCGATCGCCTGATGTCGAGCTGCCGATTTATCAACAAAGGGATAATTTCTTTACatga